The sequence GCAGCAGGTCCCACATCTCCCAGCTGGCGGCGGTCTCGATGCCCGCGGCGCCAGGCTGGCCGACGGCGGAGAGCTCAGGGTTCAGCGCGCGGCGTAGGTGCCGGCGCAGCACCCCCCGGCTGTCGTCGAGAAGCTCGGCGAGTAACGGCGAGCTCGACTCGAGGCGCACCGCGACCCGGCGGACAGCGCTGATCTGTTCGAAGAGCTCGGCGCGCTGCCCGAGGGCGGCGGCGAGCCGCTCGGCGAGCGAGCGGCCCGGTTCCGGCGGCGTCAGCAGCGACCGCCACAGGTCGGCCCGCGACCGCGCCGCCTCGGCCAGCAGGGCCTCCAGGCTGGGGAAGTGGTGGAACACCGAGCGGGGCGCGAGCCCGGCCCGCTGCGCGATCTCGTGGGCGGTCGGAAGCGCTCCCCGCTCCGCGACCAGCGTGAGCGTCGCGTCCACGATCGCCTTCCGGTTGCGCGCCCCCCGCGCGTTGCGACCGTCCATGTCGGCCATCCTGAACCTAGTTGCACTCGAAGTGCAACTAGAGGCGCGGGGGGCGGTCCACCGGTCGCGCCGGCGCCGAGTCGGCACTCCCGTCGGTCATGATCGCCGTTTTGGCCCTGGGGTGGTTGTGGAAACGCCCAGGTCACGACCATGCGAGGGCTGAAACGGCGATCAAGACCAGCCGGATCGGCGCTAATTCCCACTAAGTGGGTGGGAAATCTGCTAGCGTCGTTGACACCGCCCGCGGCGACGTACGCGCGCCAGGTCGGGCCGTCGTACGGCGGCAGGTGAGACAGATCAGTTAACGTTCGAACCAGGTCAAGAGCGCCAGCGCAAGCCCGAGCTCGCTGGCCGGCAACCCTCCTCCGCGGTGGGGTGCCCCTCGGGTAGAGACCAGGCCGCGCCGGGATGTCCGGCCGGCAAGCGCGGACCCTTC is a genomic window of Pseudofrankia inefficax containing:
- a CDS encoding TetR/AcrR family transcriptional regulator, with the translated sequence MDGRNARGARNRKAIVDATLTLVAERGALPTAHEIAQRAGLAPRSVFHHFPSLEALLAEAARSRADLWRSLLTPPEPGRSLAERLAAALGQRAELFEQISAVRRVAVRLESSSPLLAELLDDSRGVLRRHLRRALNPELSAVGQPGAAGIETAASWEMWDLLRRDLPVDAARAALTALIEPLLTRASGTAPSNAPPSSTLPPGAPPSSTEQSSTLPSGSRVSRAPASKEH